In Gossypium hirsutum isolate 1008001.06 unplaced genomic scaffold, Gossypium_hirsutum_v2.1 scaffold_370, whole genome shotgun sequence, a single genomic region encodes these proteins:
- the LOC107890068 gene encoding NAD(P)H-quinone oxidoreductase subunit 5, chloroplastic, which translates to MALMGGFARIGNNEITILVNDAKKGSDIDPQKAQQALEIAEANLRKAEGKRQTIEIGIFPIIIIIIIIVDVSSMLGLVTSCNLIQIYIFWELVGMCSYLLIGFWFTRPAAANACQKAFVTNRIGDFGLLLGILGFYWIMGSFEFQDLFKIFNKLIYNNEVHFLFVTLCAFLLFTGAVAKSAQFPLNVWLPDAMEGPTPISALIHAATMVATGIFLVARLLPLFIVIPYIMNLISLIGIIMVLLGATLALSQNDIKRGLAYSTMSQLGYMMLALGMGSYRAALFHLITHAYSKALLFLASGSIIHSMEAIVGYSPEKSQNMVFMGGLKKHVPVTRIAFLVGTLSLCGIPPLACFWSKDEILSDSWLSSPIFAIIAWSNAGLTAFYMFRIYLLTFEGHLNVHFQKYSGKKSSSFYSIKLWGKEEQKIINRNFRLFPLLTLTMNNNEQPYTIGGKKEARITITNFGYKKAFSYPHESDNTMLFPMLILLLFTLFVGAIAIPFNQEGMHLDILSKLLTPSINLLHQNSNDFEDSYQFFKNATFSVSIACFGIFTAFLLYKPFYSSAQNLNLLNSFVKRGPKRILLDKMIYLIYDWSYNRGYIDMFYSISLTKGIRGLAELTHFFDRRVIDGITNRVGITSFFVGESVKYLGEVASRFIYYCI; encoded by the exons ATGGCTCTGATGGGTGGTTTTGCTAGAATAGGCAACAATGAAATCACTATTTTAGTAAATGATGCGAAGAAGGGTAGTGACATTGATCCACAAAAAGCTCAGCAAGCTCTTGAAATAGCGGAAGCTAACTTGAGGAAAGCTGAAGGCAAGAGGCAAACAATTGAG ATTGGTATTTTCcccatcatcattatcatcataaTTATTGTGGACGTTTCTTCAATGTTGGGATTAGTTACTAGTTGTAATTTgatacaaatttatattttttgggaATTAGTTGGAATGTGTTCTTATCTATTAATAGGTTTTTGGTTCACACGACCCGCAGCGGCAAACGCTTGTCAAAAAGCATTTGTAACTAATCGGATAGGCGATTTTGGTTTATTATTAGGAATCTTAGGTTTTTATTGGATAATGGGAAGTTTCGAATTTCAAGATTTgttcaaaatatttaataaattgatttataataatgaggttcattttttatttgttactttatgtgcctttttattatttaccggcgCAGTTGCTAAATCTGCGCAATTTCCTCTTAATGTATGGTTACCTGATGCCATGGAGGGGCCTACTCCTATTTCGGCTCTTATACATGCTGCCACTATGGTAGCTACGGGAATTTTTCTTGTAGCCCGCCTGCTTCCTCTTTTTATAGTTATACCTTACATAATGAATCTAATATCTTTGATAGGTATAATAATGGTATTATTAGGGGCTACTTTAGCCCTTTCTCAAAACGATATTAAGAGGGGTTTAGCCTATTCTACAATGTCCCAACTGGGTTATATGATGTTAGCTCTAGGTATGGGGTCTTATCGAGCCGCTTTATTTCATTTGATTACTCATGCTTATTCGAAAGCATTGTTGTTTTTAGCATCCGGATCGATTATTCATTCCATGGAAGCTATTGTTGGATATTCTCCAGAGAAAAGCCAGAATATGGTTTTTATGGGCGGTTTAAAAAAGCACGTGCCCGTTACCCGAATTGCTTTTTTAGTAGGTACACTTTCTCTTTGTGGTATTCCACCCCTTGCTTGTTTTTGGTCCAAAGATGAAATTCTTAGTGACAGTTGGTTGTCTTCACCGATTTTTGCAATAATAGCTTGGTCCAATGCCGGATTAACAGCATTTTATATGTTTCGAATCTATTTACTTACTTTCGAAGGACATTTAAAcgttcattttcaaaaatatagTGGCAAAAAAAGTAGCTCTTTTTATTCAATAAAACTATGGGGTAAAGAAGagcaaaaaataattaacagaaatTTTCGTTTATTTCCTTTATTAACATTAACAATGAATAATAACGAGCAGCCATATACAATTGGTGGAAAAAAAGAAGCTCGTATTACTATTACGAATTTTGGCTACAAGAAGGCTTTTTCTTATCCTCATGAATCAGATAATACTATGCTATTTCCTATGCTTATATTGCTTCTATTTACTTTATTTGTTGGAGCTATAGCAATTCCTTTTAATCAAGAAGGAATGCATTTggatatattatcaaaattattaaCTCCATCTATAAATCTTTTACATcaaaattcaaatgattttgaggattcgtatcaattttttaaaaatgcaaCTTTTTCAGTGAGTATAGCTTGTTTCGGAATATTTACAGCATTCCTTTTATataaacctttttattcatcTGCACAAAATTTAAACTTACTAAATTCATTTGTGAAAAGGGGTCCTAAAAGAATTTTATTggataaaatgatatatttgatatatgattgGTCATATAATCGTGGTTACATAGATATGTTTTATTCAATATCCTTAACAAAAGGTATAAGAGGATTGGCCGAACTAACTCATTTTTTTGATAGGCGAGTAATCGATGGAATTACAAATAGAGTAGGCATTACAAGTTTTTTTGTGGGAGAAAGTGTAAAATATCTAGGGGAAGTCGCATCTCGTTTTATCTATTATTGTATTTAG